DNA sequence from the Candidatus Hydrogenedentota bacterium genome:
GCCGCGACGCCTTTGCTCCTGGCCGCCTTCGCAACGCTGCCGCCGCTGAGGTTCATGAACGTCAGCGGCTTAAGCAGGTAAACCCGCCGGCCGGCGTGCATGCCCTCGGCCCACAGCCCGTCGTGCTTTTCCCGGTCAAAAGACGCGGAACACCCGGCCGCAGCCCGGTCCGCCACGCAAAAGCCCAGATTGTGGCGGGTGTCCCGGTACTGGGCGCCGGGGTTTCCCAATCCTACCACCAGTCTGGAACCGCACAAACCATTCACCTCGGGGGCTGTTCAGGCCGCTCGTCGGAAGGGGAGGGGACTACTTCCCCTCCTCCGCCTGTTCCTTGGGCTCTGCCGCCGCCGCCGCCACCGGCTCGGCCTCGGCAGCCGCCGCAGCCGCAGCCTCGGACGCGCTGACACGCGGCATGTGCACAGACGCGACGGGAAGCTCTGAATCCGTCAGCAGGGTGACCCCCTCCGGAATGGAAAGCATCGAAACGTGGTATGCGTCGCCGATGTTGAGGTCCGTGGTGTCCAGGATGAACTTCTCGGGCACCTGCGTCGCCAGGCACTCGACCTCAACCTCGCGCACTTGGTGCTCCAGCAGGCCGCCCTCGGCGACCCCCTTGCAGCGCCCCGTCAGCTCGACGGGAACCATGGTGCGGATGGTCTCGTCCATGCGGATGCGCACGAGGTCCACATGCGTGGGGTTGTACTTGAGCGGATGGCGCTGCACCGACTTGACGATGGCCGCGGTGTTCATCGCGGGCTGGTCCTCGCAGACCAGGCTCACAATCGGGTGCGTGCCCGCCGCCGAATGGAGCAGCCGGTCAAACTCCTTGCCGTCAATCTCCAGCGACATCGCCTCTTCCCCGCCGCCGTAAAGCACGCCGGGAACCCTGCCCGTGCGCCGGACCGCGTGGGCCATGCCCTTCGTTCCGGTGGCGCGGCTGCTGACACTCAACGTCTTCAGTTCCATTGTTCAATTCTCCCAGAACATTTTCTCGTTTTCAGACCTGAAACAAACTGCTCACGGACTCGTTGCGGTGGATGCGGCGGATGGCTTCCCCGATCAGGGGGGCCAGCGAAAGCACCCGGAACCGGGGATTCGCCGCCGCACGCGCGCAAAGGGGCACCGAGTCGCACACCAGGAGCTCCTCGATGACCGAATTCTCTATGTTGTCCAGCGCCGGGCCGCTGAAGACCGGGTGTGTCGCGCAGGCCCGCACGCTCAGCGCGCCATGCTCTTTGATGGCGCGCGCCGCCTTGACCAGCGTGCCGCCCGTGTCAATCATGTCGTCCAGAATCAGCGCGTGCTTGCCCTCGACCGACCCGATGACGTTCATCACCTCCGACTCGTTCTCCCGCGGGCGCCGCTTGTCCACAATCGCCAGGGGAATCGCCAGGCGGTTCGCAAACTCACGCGCCCGGCGCACGCTCCCCATGTCCGGGGAGATCACAATCATGTTCTCCTGCAGCTTCTCCTTCCAGAGGCACTCGCAGAAAACGATGTCCGCCGCCAGATGGTCGAGCGGGATGTCAAAAAAACCCTGAATCTGCCCGCTGTGCAGGTCCACCGTGAGCACCCGGTCCGCCCCCGCAGCCGTGATCAGGTTCGCCACCAGCTTGGCCGTGATGGGAACCCTCGCCTTGTCCTTGCGGTCCTGCCGGGCATACCCAAAATAGGGGATCACCGCCGTGATGCGCTCCGCCGAGGCCCGTTTGACGGCGTCAATCAGGATCAGAAGCTCCATCAGGTGCTGGTTCACCGGCGGCGAGGTGCTGTTCACCAGGAAGACGTCCCGCCCCCGGATATGCTCCTGAATCTGAACCCGGATTTCCCCGTCACTGAATCCGCTGACCACCGCCTCGCCTTGACGCACGCCCAAATGCTCGCAGATTCCCCGCGTCAGCGCCTGAGACCCATTGCCGGAAAAAATCTTCATTTCCACGGAACCGTCCACGATAAAGGCCTTCCGCTCCTGGTTGCCCGCATCAGAAACCGCCCCGGGACGGTCTCACTTTGTCTGACTGGCTGGGGCGGCTGGACTCGAACCAACAATAGCCAGAACCAAAATCTGGTGCCTTACCAATTTGGCTACGCCCCATCCGTGTCGGCAGGGTTGCATGACTGGCCGCTTGCCGTCGTCCGTCCCGCCCGCCGCAAAGACCTCCCCACGCGAAAAGCGCCAAGTCGGCCAACGGCAAACGCCTCCGGAAGCACAAAAAAGACCAACGGCAACCCCCGGAGGGCACAGCGCGGTGAGTATAGCAGGAGATGCCGGACCATTGCAAAGCCTCTGTCCGGCTTCCAGGGCGGCGCCATCTAAGAATAGTTGCCATTCTCCGCATAATGCGATATAATTTCCCCGCGGCCAAGCATGGACAAACAGCATGGGATGATCGGTCATGGTGCCTGACTCGAAGACTGGAAAGACAGACGGAGCGGAAAAGCGCACACGTCAGCGGCTGGTGGTGCACCTGAAGAACGGGCGCACCGCCCGCGGCTTCTGTCTGGCACTCAACAAGGTCGCGGATGGATTCAACCTGGAACTCGTGGACGAAAACAACCAGTCCATTGAGAAGTCCGTCCACGTCCCCTTTGGCGAGCTGAAGGGGGTCTTCTATGTCAAGAGCTTTGACGGCCGCTTCAATCCCGAGCAGTTCCTCCAGGAAATCCCCGAGAACGCCCTCCCCGTCGTGCTGGAGTTTTTTGACGGTGAGATCGTCTCGGGCTTTGTCACTTCCCCCAAGTACATGCAGGAGCCCCGATTCCTCTTCATCCCGGACGATCCGAACGGCAACAACCTCAGCGTGCTGGTCGAAAGAACCGCGATCCTCTCCGGCATGACCCCCGAAGAGTACAAACAGCGTCTGCACAAAGAGTTCGAGAGTTTTCTGCACGACAAGGTTCAGCTGAGCGATGAAACCCAGACCGAACTTGAGGGGGACTTCTATTTCGGGAAGGGAAACTACCAGAAGGCCCTCCGGAAATACCGGGAAGTGGAGAAGACCGACAAAGCCTCCAAGCGCCTGAGCCGAAAGATGACGGCAACCCTCTTCAACGTGGGCATCTGCAACATCCGCAAGCACAGCTATGAGCGCGCCCTCCAGTACATGGAGATGGTGCTTGCCCGGGACCCCCAGCATGACCAGGCCATCAAACGGGTCGAGCAGCTCCGCGCCCACCTCCGCAAGAAACGCACGGAGCAGCCCTGACCGTTCCGGACGGTTGCATCCCCCCGCGCCGAATGTGACACAATAGAGCCGCCGTGCGGACATGCACTCCCCGCCGGCGAGGCGCCATGCGAAAACCTGCCCTTTGTCTGGCCGTGATTCTGGCGTGTTTCTGCGCCGCAGCCCCCCGCGCGGACGCGCAACGCCGCATCGTCCCGCGCCTGCCGGCAGTCGCGGAATCCCACTATCCCGCCGATCCGGACACCCTGCTCAAAACCCTGCGGTCCTTCTATGACGCCGCAGACGCCCCCGAAGTCACTTCGTTCCTGGCTGCCTGCATTGCATCTCCGGCCCCCTACGGTCTTGCGGGCAAAGTGTCCGCCCATGCCTTCAAGAGCCTGAAGCCGGGACAGTATGAACGGGTCATCATTCTCACCAGCGCGCACACTGCGGACATTGAGGGGTGCTCCCTTCCCGAGGTGGACGCCTTTCTCACCCCGCTGGGCCCCGTGGCGCTCGACCAGGAGGCCGTCAGACGGCTCGTCTTTTCCCCCCTGTTCTCCGTCCAGGCCCTGAATTACAGCGAGAAGGGAAGCAAGCGCGGCCGGGTGCATGAGTGGGAGCACGGCATTGAGACCCTCCTGCCCTACCTTCAGGAGCGCCTGCTGGAATTCAAGCTCGTCCCCGTTGTCATCGGAAGTCTCACCACCCCCAGCGGAAAATTCAACCCCGCCGCCGCGGACAGCGTGGCGAAGACCATCCGCCCGCTGCTGGACGACCGGACCCTGCTGGTGGTCAGCAGCAGTTTCACGCATTTCGGCAACGACTTCAGCAACCGCCCGTTCAACGAGAACATCCAGAAGAACATCGAGCGTCTGGACCGCCAGGCCTTTGAGTGCCTGCTCTCCCTCGACGCGGCCGCCTTCCAGCGCTACATGGAGGACACTGAAAACGTTATTGACGGGGAAAACTGCATTCATGTCCTTCTGCGCCTGCTGCCTCCGGGCACACAGGCCCGTATCCTCGCCTATGAGGTGTCCTGCGCCCTCACCGGCGACATGAACCGGTCCGTCAGTTTCTCCGCGTTCACCTTCCACGACCCGGCCCGGCCTGCGGCCGCGCCGCAGCCCGACAAGGTGAGGCCCCTGCCCATGCCCGGTATTCCGGCAGGGACGCCCCCCGCGCCGCCCACACCCGAAGCCGCGCCCGGGGAAAAGGCGAAAACGGCGAAGCAGCCGAAAAAGGAAACCCCATGACCGGCGCGCCCCCCCTGACGCAGGAGGAAAAGCGCGCGCTGCTCCGCATCGCGCGCGACGCCATTGCCGCCTTTCTCAGCGGGCGGGCGCTCTCCCTGAAGGACTACCCCCTGACGGAGTCGCTCGCGGCGCACCGGTGCGCCTTTGTCACCCTGCATGACGCCGGGGGCGGACTGCGGGGCTGCATCGGCACCCTGGAGGCCCGGGCCTCCCTCGCGGAGACCGTGCGGGACCATGCCGTCCACGCAGCCTGCCACGACCCCCGGTTTTCCGCCGTGACTTCGGGGGAACTGGACGCCCTCTCGGTGGAGATTTCCGCCCTGGCGCCGGGCGAGGTTCCCGGCACCCCGTTCCTTCCCGTGGCAAGCCTGGATGAGATCGTTGTGGGCAGGGACGGGCTGTACCTCACGCACCAGCCAAGCGGGCGCGGGGGCGTGCTGCTTCCCCAGGTGCCGGTGGAGCAGGGCTGGAACCTGAACGCCTTCCTGGAGGGGCTCTGCCGAAAGGCGGGCCTGCCTTTCCGTGCCTGGGAAAACCCGGACTGCCGCCTTTACCGGTTCTCCGCGGAAGTCTTCGGGGAGCACGATTTTCCCCGCCACTCCTGAGCCGCCGCGCCCCTAAAAGCGCTTGATCATCAGCACGGCGTCCTCCCCCGTGCGCTGGTAGTATCCCGGCCGCCGCCCCTCCGGCACGAAGCCCATCCGCTCGTACAGGCGGATGGCGGCCGTGTTTCCATCGCGCACCTCCAGCCGCGCCAGCGCGGCGCCGAGGGCAAACGCGCGCGCGAGCAGGTATTCCATCACCTGCCGCCCATAGCCGCACTGCCGGTGTTCCTCGGCCACCGTCACCCGGGTGATGTGCGCCTCGTCCAGCACCAGCCAGAAGCCCGCATAGGCGACCACGTCATCCCCCAGCAGCCCCACATGCAAATGGGAGCAGGACGTCTCCAGCTCGTGCCGGTACATCCCGTGCGTCCAGGGATCCGGATAGGCCTGGCTCTCCAGCAGCAGCACCGCCGGAAGATGCGCGGCGCTGAAAGCCTCAAACCGCAGGGGTGCGGAAGCCATGTCAGCCCCTCCCCCCGCCCGGACGCTCCGCCTGGGCCTTGCGAAGATACACCGGAACCGCCAGCGCCGGATCGGTCGGCGCGCCCGCCGCCTGACGGCGCACGCCCTCCAGCGCCACAAAGGCCGCCCGGGGCGTGTTTCCCGGCGGGGGCACGATGCGGGCGTCTGGAAGCGCAGCCTGAATCTCCGCGCTGTACCGGTCGGCGCCGTCGCCGACAAAGACGACCGTTCCCCCGGTTCCCGGCATATCCCCCAGGAGACCTGCAACCGGCGCGACCCGGTCCCCGCCGACCTTCTCCAGCCCGTCCGGAGTCACGAGGTAGAACGCGCCAAAGACCTCCCCCATGCGCGCATCGAGCAGGGGGACGACCAGCCCGTCCACCGGAGGCGCGGCATGCGCCAGCGCATCCAGCGTGGGCACACCCACCAGGGGAAGACCGCGCGCCAGGGCGAGCCCCTGCATGGCGGAGGCCCCGATACGCAGGCCGGTGAAGGAGCCCGGCCCCGTCGCCACCGCCAGAAGGGAAAGCCGCTCCAGACTCACCCCGGAATCGGAGAGCACATGGTCAATGAGGGAGAAGAGCCGCTCCGCGTGCAGCCGCTTGCCGTCCACCACCACCTCGGAGCAGATGCGGACGGAAGGGGAGGAGGGGGGACCCCCGGCCCGGCACACGCCGACGGCGCACCATCCGGTGCTGGTGTCCACGGCCAACACCGTGGGGGGGGGGCTGATGGAGGTGGTCATGTGGGAAGTTCCCGCCCCGTTGGCGGACGCCCCGGCGGGGCGTCAGGTTGTCTGCGTGTCACCCTCTGCGCCGCGCGCCCCCGCCGCGACCTTCTCCTTCATCATCTTCCCCGGCTTGAACGAAACCACCGTCCTCCGCGAGACGGGCACCTGTTCCCCCGTCCTCGGATTCCTCCCCACGCGCGCCGCCCGGCGCTTCACCTCAAACACGCCAAAATCGCGTAGTTCCCACCGGCCACCGCGCACCAGGGTCTGCGTCAGGGTGTCAAAGGCGGACTCCACAATGCGAAACACGTCGCTCTGTGTCATCCCCGTCTTGCTGGCGACAAGCATCACCAACTCCCGCTTTGTAATGGTCACGGATGGGGCTCCTTCCCTCTGGAACTGTCCGGCGTCTTTCCGGCTGCGGCGCGGATCCGCCGTCTTCACCGGAAACGCCCGCCGGCGCCCGGGCACCGACGCCCTAATAGTACCCAATCCCCTCCAAGGCGAGTCAAGTTTTCGCGGCCGGCCCAAACCGCCGGCGGGGACCGCTTTCGACCACAGGGCGGGCATGCTGACAGCGGCGGGCAAACTCAGACACACCCGGGCAGGCGCGGCCTGCATTCGGAAAGGGGCCGCGCCGCCGCCTTCTCCGCACCCGGTGACGGATCGAATAATCTGCGGCCGCAGGGCGTTATAAGGGTGGGATGTGTCCGTCGCCCCCTTTGAAAACGTCTCCTGATGACTATGGAATCACGCCACCCAGCATAAGGAACACCCGATGGAACTCGACGCGGTTCTGCTTGCACGCATTCAATTCGGTTTCACCATCGGCTTTCACTACCTCTTCCCGCCCCTGACCATCGGGCTGGCCTGGCTCATGGTCATCATGGAGACGCGCTACTGTTTCACCGGTGTCAAGGTCTACGAGAACATGGCCCGGTTCTGGACCAAGCTGTTCGCCGTCACATTCGCCGTGGGCGTGGCCACGGGCATCGTCATGGAGTTCCAGTTCGGGACCAACTGGGCCGACTACTCGCGCTTCGTCGGCGACGTCTTCGGCTCGGCCCTGGCGGCCGAGGGCATCTTCGCCTTCTTCCTGGAATCCGGGTTTCTGGCCGTGCTGGTCTTCGGCTGGGACCGCGTCTCCAAGCGGGTTCATCTCCTGAGTACCTGGCTGGTGGCCCTGGGCTCGACCCTGTCCGCCGTCTGGATTGTTGTCGCCAACTCCTGGCAGCAGACCCCCGCCGGATTCCACGTGGTCGGGGAGGGCGCCGCGCGGCGCGCCGAGATCACCGGTTTCTGGGAGATGGTCTTCAACCCGTCGGCCATGCACCGCCTGAATCACACCGTCATCGGGGCCCTCATTTTGGGCGCCTTCTTTGTGATGAGCGTCTCGGCCTTCTACATCCTGAAGAACCGGCATCTCGACTTCGCGAAACGCTCGTTCACCATCGCGCTCGTGGTGGCCTTTCTGTCCTCGTGGGGCATCCTCTTTTCCGGGCACCTCCAGGCCAAGAAGGTCGCGGAGACCCAGCCGGTCAAGATGGCGGCCTTCGAGGGGCACTTCAAGTCCGACGGCGGCGGCGCCCCCCTCTATTTGTTTGGATTTCCCGACAAGGACGCCCGCACGGTGCGCGGGGGGATGGCGGTTCCCGGCATGCTGAGTTTTCTCATTCATGAGAGTCTCACCAAGCCGGTTCCCGGGCTGCTCGACCTGTCGGAGGACGAGAACGACTGGCCGCCCCTGGGCATGACCTTCCAGACCTACCACCTCATGGTGGCCATGGGCATGTTCCAGATCGGCGTCAGCTCCCTGGCTCTGTTTCTGCTGTGGCGCAAGCGCCTCTTCGAGCAGCGCTGGCTGCTCTGGACCTTTGTGTTTGCCGTGGTCACCCCGTACATTTCCAACCACGCCGGATGGATGGCGGCCGAGATCGGGCGGCAGCCCTGGGTGGTCCAGGGCCTGCTGCGCACCTCCGACGGCGTCTCCAAGAACGTCAGCGGGGGGCAGATTCTCGGGTCCATCCTCATGTTTGGGTTTGTCTACCTCATGCTCTTCCTGGTGTGGATCTTCGTCCTGAACAGCAAGATTCAAAAGGGGCCCGACCCCGGCGGGGAAGGGGAGCCCGCGGACGGCATGAACACGGGGTTCCTGGCCGTCGCCGAAAACCGGGCCGACCCCTCCGGACCTTCCATGGGCTCCGTGCACAAACAGTAACCGCCCCGCCTCGCGGCGCACAACACGGGAAACGCGGCCATGACCTACCTGAACGAGATATGGTTCCTCCTCCTGGGCGTCCTGCTGACAGGATACGCCGTCTTGGACGGCTTTGACCTGGGGGTGGGCATCCTGCACCCCTTCGTCGCGAGGGACGACCGGGAACGCCGCATCCTCATGAACGCCATCGGCCCCCTGTGGGACGGCAACGAGGTGTGGCTGGTGACCTTTGGCGGGGCCATGTTCGCCGCGTTCCGCGATGTCTACGCCACGGTCTTTTCCGCCTTCTACACGGCCTTCATGCTCCTGCTGTGCGCGCTCATCTTCCGCGCCGTGTCCATGGAGTTCCGGAGCAAGCAGCCCCACCCGGCGTGGCGCTCCCTGTGGGACTGGGCCTTCTGCCTGTCCAGCCTGACGGCCTCCCTGCTTTTCGGCGTGGCCGTGGGAAATGTGATGCAGGGGATCGCCATTGACGCCGCCGGGAACTACACCGGCACCTTCTTCGACTTCCTGAACCCCTTCAGCCTGCTCACGGGCCTGCTCGTGGTGGCGCTTTTCGCCTTCCACGGGGGCCTTTACCTGACACTGAAGACCGGCGGGCCGCTGCACGCCCGGATACTGCGCGCCTCCTGGACCGCTTATTTCTGCCTCCTCGCGCTCTATCTGGCCGTCAGCGCCTATGCCGTCGCCGCCGTGCCCTCGGCCACGGTCAACTTCCGGTATCTCCCCGCCGCCTGGATCATGCCCGTCCTGCATCTGGCCGCCATGATCGCGATTCCCCTCCTGATGCGCGCGGGCCGGACCGGTCTTGCGTTCCTCGCGAACAGCTTCTGCATCACCGCCTTTGTGTTTCTGTTCGCGGTGGCCATGGCCCCGAACATGGTGTATTCCTCCCTCGACCCCGGATACACCCTGACCATTTACAACGCGGCGTCGAGTCCCAAGACCCTGGGCATCATGCTGGTTATCGCCCTCATTGGCATGCCGCTCGTTGTGGCCTACACGGTGATCATCTACCGCGTCTTCCGGGGCAAGGTGGAGCTGACGCCCGAGAGCTACTGACCCGGCGCGGAGGGCGCCGTTTCGGGGGCCGGTTCCCCTGCGGCCGGAACGGGGTGGCGGCTCCACCACGAGGCCGCGACGCTTCCCGTGAGGATGCAGATGAACACAAAGGCCGCGCAGGGGAGCGCCGCCTTCTCGCCGAAGAACTGTATGGCCAGCACCACCCCCAGCCCGGCGTTCTGCATCCCGACCTCAATGCTGAGCGTCCGGCGCCGGGAAACCGGCATACGGAACATCCGGCCCGCCCCGTAGCCGAGCGACATTCCCGACAGGTTCAGCGCCAGGCAAACCCCCAACACGAGGAGCGTGGTCTGGGCAAGGGCCTCCCTGTTCATGGCGATGACCAGACTGCAAATGAACACGATGAACAGGGCCGAGAGCGCCGGAAAGACGGGCTGCGCCCGCTCCACCTGCCGGGGAAGCAGCACCCGCAGCCCAAACCCGGCCAGCAACGGCCCGATGACGGTGAGCAGCAGTTTCAGGAACATCTCCCAGTACTCCACGTCCATTTCCGCCCCCGCGAGTTTCAGGACCAGCAGGGGGGTCAGCACCGGGCAGAGCAGGGTGGAGGCCGTCGTCAGCGACACGGAATACGCGGTGTCCGCCTTGGCCAGGAAACTCACCACATTGCTTGCCATGGCGCCCGGCGCGGCCCCTGTCAGAACCAGGCCGACGGCCAGATCGTCGGGAAGGCGGAGAACCCGGGCGATGGCCCAGGCGGAGAAGGGCATGATGGTGTACTGCGCGGCGGTGCCCACGGCGACCGCGCCGGGCGCCCGGGCAATGTTCACAAAGTCGGCGGGCCGCAGCGCGGCGCCGATGCCGAACATGGTGAGGGCAAAGAAATGGTCCAGATAGCCCTTGAGGGAGAGAACCGGCCCGGGAAAGCGGTATGCCAGCAGGCCGAACAGAATGACCCAGAGGGTGAAGTGCCCCGTGCAGAACTCCAAGAACGCCTTGACCCGGTCACTCACGCATGTCCTCCCGCAGCGGAGGCGGTCTGTCAGGCACGCACCGCCTTGGAAAGCTGCTCGATCGTCTGACGCATCACGGGGTCGGTCTTCACCGCCTTGGACACCTTTTCGCACGCGTACAGAACCGTGGTGTGGTCCTTCCCGCCGAAATACTCGCCGATGTCGTTGAGCGACAGGCTCGGAATGAGCGTCTTGCAGAGGTACATGGCCACCTGGCGCGGCTGGGAAATCTGCCGCTGGCGGCTGCGCCCGCGCAGGTCGGCGATGCGCACGTCGTAATGCTCCGCCACCACGCGCTGCACCTGCTCGATGGTCACCGGCCGGATTTTCTCCGATCCGATGAGGTCCTTGAGCACGGTCTCCGCAAGCGACATCGTGACCTTCTCCCCGGCGAGGCGGCTGTACGCGAGCACCGTCGTCAGCGCCCCCTCCAGCTCGCGGATGTTGGCCGTGATGTAGGTCGCGACATAGCGGAGGATGTCCGGGGGCACCGTGATGCCCTCGTCCCGCGCCTTGTTCTGGAGGATCGCGATGCGCGTCTCCAGGTCCGGCGGCTGGATGTCCGTCACCAGGCCCCATTCAAACCGCGACACCAGCCGCTCCTCGATGCCCTGCAGCTCCTTGGGGCTGCGGTCGCTTGCGATGACGATCTGCTTGTGCGCGTCGAACAGGGTGTTGAACGTGTGGAAGAACTCCTCCTGCGTCGCCTCCTTCCCCGTGATGAACTGGATGTCGTCAATCAGGAGGACGTCCACCTTGCGGTACTTCGCGCGGAAGCGCTGGGTGTTCTTGTCGGCGATGCTCTGGATGAGCTGGTTCGTGAACTCCTCGGAGGAAATGAAGACCACGGACAGGCCGGGCTGGCGGGCAAGCACCCCCTGGCCCACCGCCTGCATGAGGTGCGTCTTGCCAAGACCCGTGCCGCCGTAAAGGAAGAGGGGGTTGTACGCATTGCCGGGGGATTCGAAGACGGCCCGCGCTGCGGCGTGCGCGAAGCGGTTGCCCGCGCCGATCACGAAGCGGTCGAAGGTGTAGCGGGGGTTAAACCCCGAGAAGGCCTGGCGAACCCGGGCGACCTTCGCCTTGGCGGGCCCGGCGGGCGGCGCCGCGCGGCGCTCCTCCGGCGGGGCGGACGCCTGGTTCGCGGCGACGGAAAACCGCACGCGCGCGCACTCGGGCACCACTTTCTTCAGCGCCGAGAGCACCACGTCGGTGTGGTGCTCCTGCAGCCAGTTTGCAAAGAACTGGCTCGGCACGGACACCTCGAAGACCTGGTCCTCAAAGCCGCCAAAGCGCGTCTGTGAGAACCAGTTCTTGTAGGTGTGGCCGTCCACGGCCCCCTGCAGATGGACCAGTGCCTGGTCCCAAAGCGTTTGTTCGCGTTCCACCGTTTCTCCCGCCGCGTCGTGCATGACAACGTTCCTGCAATGAGTCGAATTGAGGGCGCACCCCGCCTCCGCCTAACCCCGCTTGAATTGTCTTTCGTTGCGCCCCGCCGCACCGTCTGTCCGCCCGCGCACTGGGCCAGATCAACCATGCGCGAAGTGTGAGTTTGCCCCACGCCGCCGCCCTTTGTCAAGGGCCGTCTTTAAATGCTTTGCCCTCTTGGACTTTCACCGCGCGCCACGCGGCGTCCATTTCGCAGGGCGTGCAAGATGAGAGGTCCAGACCCTGCCCGCGAAGCAGTTCAAGGGCCGCGCGCGCCCTTCGTTCAAGCGTGTCCGTGGCCTCCAGCAGCCGCCGCGCGGGGTCTGTGCGCAGGAAACGCGCCGCGTTCACCGCCGCGAGCAGAAGGTCTCCCAGTTCGCGGCCCGCGTGCTCCGTGTCCCCCGCGCGCAGCGCGGCGCGCATCTCCTCCAGCTCCTCGCCGATCTTGTCCAGCACGCCATGGATGTCGGGCCAGTCATAGCCCGCCGCGCTCACCGCGTCCTGCCGCGCCATGGACGCCAGTAGCGCGTCCTGTCCGTCGTGTGCCATGATGCGTGGTCTCCCGTGTTGTGAGACCCCGAGTGTAGGGCATCGCCGCCCCTCCCGTCACGCTTTGTTTGGCGTCACCCCGCGCGGGCGGGTATCATGGGAGGAAATTTCAGGAGAGTTTTCCGCCATGCGATTCCCAGACACATCGAAACCCGTCCTGGCCGTCACCATGGGCGATGTCAACGGCATCGGCCCCGAAATCCTCGCGAAGGCGCTCGCGGGGGACGTCCCGTGGAAGACCTGCGTCCCCGTTGTCTTCGGTTCGCCGCAGGCCCTGGAGGACGCGCGCCGCTTCGCCCCCGGATGCCCGCCCGCTGTGGCCGTTTCCTCCGTGGCGGAGGCCCTCACCGCAACCGGCGGTGTGCCCGTCCTCTCCTGCGGCAACGGGGGGCCGGCACCCGCCCCCGGCACCCTCGACCCCGCCGCGGGCGCGGCGGCCGTCGTCTGGATTGAGGGCGCCGTGCGCGCCGCCATGGCGGGCCAGGTCAGGGGCTTGGTGACCTGCCCCATCAGCAAGGAGGCCATCCTGGGCGCCGGGTGCCCTCACACGGGACACACCTCCCTGATCGCGGCGATGACCAGCAGTCCCGACTACCGGATGTGCCTGTTCACCGACACGCTCCGCATCATCCACATCACGGCCCATCTCTCCATGCGCGACGCCGTGGAGGCCGTCAAGAAGGACCGCATTCTCAAGAGCATCCTCCTCGCCGATGCGGCTCTCAAGCGCCTCGGAATGGCGGCTCCGCGCATCGCCGTCGCCGCGCTGAACCCCCACGCGGGGGAGGCGGGCGCCTTCGGCTGCGAGGAAATCCAGGAAATCGCCCCCGCCGTCCGCGAGGCGGCGGAGTCCGGCGTGGACGTCTCCGGGCCGCACCCGCCGGACACCGTCTTCCGCCGCGCCTATTACGGAGAGTTTGACGCCGTCATCGCCATGTACCACGACCAGGGGCACATCCCGCTCAAGCTGGTCGCCATGGACGAGGGGGTCAACG
Encoded proteins:
- a CDS encoding 50S ribosomal protein L25: MELKTLSVSSRATGTKGMAHAVRRTGRVPGVLYGGGEEAMSLEIDGKEFDRLLHSAAGTHPIVSLVCEDQPAMNTAAIVKSVQRHPLKYNPTHVDLVRIRMDETIRTMVPVELTGRCKGVAEGGLLEHQVREVEVECLATQVPEKFILDTTDLNIGDAYHVSMLSIPEGVTLLTDSELPVASVHMPRVSASEAAAAAAAEAEPVAAAAAEPKEQAEEGK
- a CDS encoding ribose-phosphate pyrophosphokinase, translating into MKIFSGNGSQALTRGICEHLGVRQGEAVVSGFSDGEIRVQIQEHIRGRDVFLVNSTSPPVNQHLMELLILIDAVKRASAERITAVIPYFGYARQDRKDKARVPITAKLVANLITAAGADRVLTVDLHSGQIQGFFDIPLDHLAADIVFCECLWKEKLQENMIVISPDMGSVRRAREFANRLAIPLAIVDKRRPRENESEVMNVIGSVEGKHALILDDMIDTGGTLVKAARAIKEHGALSVRACATHPVFSGPALDNIENSVIEELLVCDSVPLCARAAANPRFRVLSLAPLIGEAIRRIHRNESVSSLFQV
- the amrB gene encoding AmmeMemoRadiSam system protein B encodes the protein MRKPALCLAVILACFCAAAPRADAQRRIVPRLPAVAESHYPADPDTLLKTLRSFYDAADAPEVTSFLAACIASPAPYGLAGKVSAHAFKSLKPGQYERVIILTSAHTADIEGCSLPEVDAFLTPLGPVALDQEAVRRLVFSPLFSVQALNYSEKGSKRGRVHEWEHGIETLLPYLQERLLEFKLVPVVIGSLTTPSGKFNPAAADSVAKTIRPLLDDRTLLVVSSSFTHFGNDFSNRPFNENIQKNIERLDRQAFECLLSLDAAAFQRYMEDTENVIDGENCIHVLLRLLPPGTQARILAYEVSCALTGDMNRSVSFSAFTFHDPARPAAAPQPDKVRPLPMPGIPAGTPPAPPTPEAAPGEKAKTAKQPKKETP
- the amrA gene encoding AmmeMemoRadiSam system protein A, which gives rise to MTGAPPLTQEEKRALLRIARDAIAAFLSGRALSLKDYPLTESLAAHRCAFVTLHDAGGGLRGCIGTLEARASLAETVRDHAVHAACHDPRFSAVTSGELDALSVEISALAPGEVPGTPFLPVASLDEIVVGRDGLYLTHQPSGRGGVLLPQVPVEQGWNLNAFLEGLCRKAGLPFRAWENPDCRLYRFSAEVFGEHDFPRHS
- the rimI gene encoding ribosomal protein S18-alanine N-acetyltransferase — its product is MASAPLRFEAFSAAHLPAVLLLESQAYPDPWTHGMYRHELETSCSHLHVGLLGDDVVAYAGFWLVLDEAHITRVTVAEEHRQCGYGRQVMEYLLARAFALGAALARLEVRDGNTAAIRLYERMGFVPEGRRPGYYQRTGEDAVLMIKRF
- the tsaB gene encoding tRNA (adenosine(37)-N6)-threonylcarbamoyltransferase complex dimerization subunit type 1 TsaB; this translates as MTTSISPPPTVLAVDTSTGWCAVGVCRAGGPPSSPSVRICSEVVVDGKRLHAERLFSLIDHVLSDSGVSLERLSLLAVATGPGSFTGLRIGASAMQGLALARGLPLVGVPTLDALAHAAPPVDGLVVPLLDARMGEVFGAFYLVTPDGLEKVGGDRVAPVAGLLGDMPGTGGTVVFVGDGADRYSAEIQAALPDARIVPPPGNTPRAAFVALEGVRRQAAGAPTDPALAVPVYLRKAQAERPGGGRG
- a CDS encoding HU family DNA-binding protein, with translation MPALWSKAVPAGGLGRPRKLDSPWRGLGTIRASVPGRRRAFPVKTADPRRSRKDAGQFQREGAPSVTITKRELVMLVASKTGMTQSDVFRIVESAFDTLTQTLVRGGRWELRDFGVFEVKRRAARVGRNPRTGEQVPVSRRTVVSFKPGKMMKEKVAAGARGAEGDTQTT